A genomic window from Prunus persica cultivar Lovell chromosome G2, Prunus_persica_NCBIv2, whole genome shotgun sequence includes:
- the LOC109947196 gene encoding LEAF RUST 10 DISEASE-RESISTANCE LOCUS RECEPTOR-LIKE PROTEIN KINASE-like 2.2, with protein MPLPFLLIFSLTMSRGSLLFAAHIALLLLLLPPSFCFQTSTVGDSALFCGNINIRSPFDLHGDRQNCGYNTFELYCEENVTVICLYSGKYYVKAINYSDWTIRVVDAGVQKKDNYFSNPLYSLTSYNLSGSGGPFSSPYFYGDILAIREVPIIFISCANPMHSPRLVDTAPCINNSANSYLSSTLRMFSYVMIGNISSFDLGESCRITQMVVVSPSTSTDLHQNLSCEGIYNEIARGFELSWFNASCYLKCGMDKKNCTLDDVSKTKCPSITKEHLYQKILHSILLISGEVAEDVLYLYAYSLTNKCNRNIPLYLLPLTCVISYLGILHTVLYVFGFPCAIAFIIYKWKRRHLSMHDNIEDFLQNNKLVPVRYSYSSIKKMAKGFKEKLGEGGYGSVYKAKLRSGHLVAIKMLGKSKANGQDFINEVATIGRIHHVNVVRLIGFCVEGSKRALVYDFMPNGSLDKYLFSQQGVISLNCEKMFEIALGVARGIEYLHRGCDMQILHFDIKPHNILLDENFLPKVSDFGLARLCPLDNSIVSLTAARGTIGYIAPELFYKNIGGISYKADVYSFGMLLMEMAGRRKNLNATIEKSSQIYFPTWVFDQLSDGKDIKVEDATEEEEKIIKKMIIVALWCIQMKPSDRPSMNKAVEMLEGEIESLEMPPKPFLYPQQMPEVVPGDNSSTTSASTVTNSTEIVLIADANQTM; from the exons GGAGACCGTCAAAACTGTGGCTACAACACTTTTGAGCTATATTGTGAGGAAAATGTTACAGTAATATGCTTGTATTCGGGAAAGTATTACGTAAAGGCGATCAATTACAGTGACTGGACAATCCGAGTTGTGGATGCTGGTGTTCAGAAGAAAGACAACTACTTCTCCAACCCACTTTACTCTTTAACCTCCTACAACCTTAGTGGTTCTGGAGGTCCTTTTTCATCTCCTTATTTCTACGGAGATATTCTAGCGATACGTGAAGTGCCTATAATTTTTATCAGCTGTGCAAATCCAATGCATTCTCCTCGCCTTGTTGATACAGCTCCATGCATCAACAATTCTGCCAATTCTTATTTGTCCAGTACTTTAAGAATGTTTTCTTATGTCATGATTGGCAACATAAGTTCATTCGATTTGGGGGAGTCCTGCAGAATAACACAAATGGTTGTGGTGTCACCTTCAACATCTACAGATCTGCACCAGAACTTGTCCTGTGAAGGTATATATAATGAAATAGCGCGCGGCTTTGAGCTCTCATGGTTTAACGCTTCATGTTACTTGAAATGTGGAATGGATAAGAAGAACTGCACGCTCGACGACGTGAGTAAAACCAAGTGCCCTTCAATAACCAAAG AACATTTGTACCAGAAGATCTTACACTCCATACTCCTGATATCAG GCGAAGTAGCAGAAGACGTACTCTATTTATATGCCTATTCGCTCACCAACAAGTGCAACCGGAATATCCCCCTTTATCTGCTTCCATTAACCTGTGTAATCTCTTACCTAG GAATATTGCACACAGTCTTATATGTGTTTGGCTTTCCCTGTGcaattgcattcataataTACAAATGGAAAAGGAGGCACTTGTCAATGCATGACAATATAGAAGACTTTTTGCAGAACAATAAGCTCGTGCCAGTAAGGTATTCTTACTCAAGCATAAAAAAGATGGCCAAAGGTTTCAAGGAAAAATTGGGTGAAGGAGGCTATGGCTCGGTATACAAGGCAAAGCTTCGTAGCGGTCACCTGGTAGCCATCAAGATGTTGGGTAAGTCCAAAGCTAATGGGCAAGACTTCATCAATGAAGTTGCTACCATTGGAAGGATTCACCATGTCAACGTGGTGCGACTCATTGGCTTCTGTGTTGAGGGTTCAAAGCGTGCTCTTGTATACGACTTCATGCCTAATGGATCTCTTGATAAATACTTATTTTCTCAACAAGGAGTTATCTCTTTGAATTGTGAGAAAATGTTTGAAATTGCGCTTGGAGTGGCTCGTGGTATTGAATATCTGCACAGAGGATGTGACATGCAAATTCTGCACTTTGACATCAAACCTCATAACATTCTTCTTGACGAGAATTTTCTTCCCAAGGTGTCTGATTTTGGATTAGCAAGGCTATGCCCGCTCGATAATAGCATTGTATCTTTGACAGCAGCAAGAGGAACTATCGGATACATAGCACCAGAGTTATTCTATAAAAACATTGGAGGTATTTCATACAAAGCTGATGTTTATAGTTTCGGAATGCTGTTGATGGAAATGGCTGGTAGAAGAAAGAATTTAAATGCAACCATAGAGAAGTCAAGCCAAATATACTTTCCAACATGGGTTTTTGACCAATTGAGTGATGGAAAGGACATAAAAGTTGAAGACGCCacagaggaggaagagaagatcATAAAGAAGATGATCATTGTGGCATTGTGGTGCATACAAATGAAGCCTAGTGACCGTCCTTCTATGAATAAAGCAGTTGAGATGCTTGAAGGAGAAATTGAGAGCCTTGAAATGCCTCCAAAGCCTTTTTTGTATCCACAACAAATGCCAGAAGTGGTTCCTGGGGACAATTCAAGTACCACAAGTGCATCAACAGTAACAAATTCTACAGAAATCGTTTTGATTGCTGATGCGAATCAAACAATGTAA